The following coding sequences lie in one Monomorium pharaonis isolate MP-MQ-018 chromosome 1, ASM1337386v2, whole genome shotgun sequence genomic window:
- the LOC105828817 gene encoding translin-associated protein X: MSHGKGGRRSRKYHDKDKINLGDKGRKVIEDIDENSHVVQQFHIYAAELDAKHDRYERIFKINRDVGIESKRIIFLLHTIDKESKRSAVLEAAKTRLDSVAQKFFRNIASELNGQDAYQYHRAYRGGLEEYIEALSFHEYLQNAGIQNCTSLEKALTYRDTPSPADLPEEQDTSKMMQVMVTPTDYILGIADLTGELMRKCINNLAIGDVTSCYHTCDFVRKIYIAFLGYASVVHNNEVNKKIITLKHSLTKMENACYTIKVRGSEIPKHMLVDMAIAAAEDYVTEDDEGYQAF, encoded by the exons ATGTCACATGGAAAAG GAGGTAGAAGAAGCCGTAAATATCATGATAAAGACAAAATCAATTTGGGTGACAAAGGTAGAAAAGTGATAGAAGACATAGACGAGAACAGTCATGTGGTGCAACAATTCCATATTTACGCGGCCGAATTAGACGCCAAGCACGATCGTTATGAGAGAATCTTCAAGATCAATCGGGACGTGGGCATCGAGAGCAAGAGGATCATCTTTCTCTTGCACACCATTGACAAGGAGAGCAAACGAAGCGCTGTACTAGAAGCAGCCAAGACAAGACTGGACAGCGTAGCGCAGAAGTTCTTCCGAAATATCGCGAGTGAGCTGAATGGGCAGGATGCCTATCAATATCACCGGGCCTATCGCGGTGGTCTGGAAGAATACATAGAGGCGCTCTCGTTCCATGAGTATCTACAGAATGCTGGTATTCAAAACTGTACCAGCCTGGAAAAGGCATTGACGTATCGCGACACCCCATCTCCAGCTGATTTGCCAGAGGAGCAGGATACCTCCAAGATGATGCAAGTCATGGTCACACCAACGGACTATATTCTGGGAATAGCTGATCTGACTGGAGAATTGATGCGAAAGTGTATCAATAACTTGGCGATAGGTGACGTAACCAGTTGTTATCACACATGTGACTTTGtcagaaaaatatacatagcCTTCTTAGGATACGCCAGTGTAGTGCACAACAACGAGGTGAACAAGAAGATCATCACGCTCAAGCACAGCCTGACTAAAATGGAGAACGCGTGTTACACTATCAAAGTGCGAGGATCTGAAATACCGAAGCACATGCTGGTCGATATGGCCATCGCGGCAGCCGAGGACTACGTCACAGAAGACGACGAGGGATACCAGGCGTTTTAA
- the LOC105829037 gene encoding uncharacterized protein LOC105829037 produces YNFSKLERSSKKETLNTINCQKIKTNISVNKIINKNSNLWYSDKSSEIDADEEFEGDLQTPTKKSPITASAGDDPRSVTLLKSLALKCECRECNDHKYTSIIRTDQHTETEAWSSPDIESARKWTTTRHRKVIDMSSEDLDSSDYNAANYGNDNSKTNKKNNGSNFTGHIRKSSSIINHTKVKTCRTTSFSFFNVFFDIVFWPFVFLRAKQ; encoded by the exons TATAACTTTAGCAAATTAGAAAGAAGTTCAAAAAAGGAAACTTTGAACActataaactgtcaaaaaataaaaaccaacatctctgttaataaaattatcaataaaaattc CAATCTTTGGTATTCTGATAAAAGTTCAGAGATAGATGCTGATGAAGAATTCGAGGGAGATCTACAGACACCGACGAAAAAATCGCCGATTACTGCAAGCGCTGGTGATGATCCGCGTTCCGTCACATTATTAAAAAGCTTGGCGTTAAAATGCGAATGTCGCGAATGCAATGATCATAAATACACATCTATCATTCGTACTGATCAACATACTGAAACTGAAGCTTGGAGCTCGCCTGACATAGAAAGCGCGAGAAAatg GACAACAACAAGACATCGTAAAGTCATCGATATGAGTTCCGAAGATTTAGATTCGTCGGATTATAACGCTGCTAATTATGGAAATGACAATAGCAAGACAAACAAGAAGAACAATGGGTCAAATTTCACGGGTCATATTAGGAAATCATcttcaataattaatcacaCAAAAGTGAAAACTTGTCGAACAACTAGTTTCtcgttttttaatgtatttttcgaTATTGTTTTCTGgccttttgtttttcttcgcGCAAAACAATGA
- the LOC105829041 gene encoding uncharacterized protein LOC105829041 isoform X1, which translates to MNSPLRRKNTINKEPIGSTVVKNKPEPKTPVIFYDYEAAISQPDIPIYSKVDNDIQNASWSEVSNELSAPVKKQNFYVRRKTSVIVKKRGIVCKSKIQAKKVIKTDPSICNVAEIKKESISPSEIIRNVKDHKKENINRVITNRQTSPNQDLMHSGDVPKVVKNKKSFVSKAADMIQENSIKMDTDRKSYIPKNKISKIPRIKPPIKPNSCLPKHGESHVYPSAKLSVRNELKCSTEIKSTADNEKKELMSEYVSKINNN; encoded by the exons ATGAATTCGCCGTTACGTCGCAAAAATACGATTAACAAAGAACCGATCGGATCGacagttgtaaaaaataaaccgGAACCGAAAACTCCGGTCATATTCTACGATTACGAGGCAGCTATTAGTCAGCCTGACATTCCCATATATTCAAAAGTCGACAATGACATACAGAATGCGAGTTGGTCGGAGGTCAGTAACGAATTATCGGCGCcggttaaaaaacaaaatttttatgttcgtAGAAAAACAAGcgtaattgttaaaaaacgAGGAATTGTTTGTAAATCAAAGATACAAGCAAAAAAGGTAATAAAGACAGATCCGTCAATTTGCAACGTCGCCGAAATTAAAAAGGAATCGATATCTCCCTCGGAAATTATTCGAAATGTTAAAGAtcataaaaaggaaaatattaatagagttATTACAAATCGTCAAACGTCACCTAATCAA GATTTGATGCATTCTGGAGATGTTCCAAaagtcgtaaaaaataaaaaaagttttgtaagtAAAGCTGCTGACATGATTCaagaaaattctataaaaatggatACAGACAGAAAATCGTACATTCCTAAAAATAAGATCAGCAAAATTCCACGCATAAAACCTCCGATAAAACCTAATTCCTGTTTACCGAAACATGGGGAATCTCACGTTTATCCG AGTGCAAAATTGTCAGTGAGgaatgaattaaaatgttcCACAGAAATAAAGTCAACCGCagacaatgaaaaaaaagagttaatGTCCGAGTACgtgagtaaaataaataacaattaa
- the LOC105829041 gene encoding uncharacterized protein LOC105829041 isoform X3: MNSPLRRKNTINKEPIGSTVVKNKPEPKTPVIFYDYEAAISQPDIPIYSKVDNDIQNASWSEVSNELSAPVKKQNFYVRRKTSVIVKKRGIVCKSKIQAKKDLMHSGDVPKVVKNKKSFVSKAADMIQENSIKMDTDRKSYIPKNKISKIPRIKPPIKPNSCLPKHGESHVYPSAKLSVRNELKCSTEIKSTADNEKKELMSEYVSKINNN; encoded by the exons ATGAATTCGCCGTTACGTCGCAAAAATACGATTAACAAAGAACCGATCGGATCGacagttgtaaaaaataaaccgGAACCGAAAACTCCGGTCATATTCTACGATTACGAGGCAGCTATTAGTCAGCCTGACATTCCCATATATTCAAAAGTCGACAATGACATACAGAATGCGAGTTGGTCGGAGGTCAGTAACGAATTATCGGCGCcggttaaaaaacaaaatttttatgttcgtAGAAAAACAAGcgtaattgttaaaaaacgAGGAATTGTTTGTAAATCAAAGATACAAGCAAAAAAG GATTTGATGCATTCTGGAGATGTTCCAAaagtcgtaaaaaataaaaaaagttttgtaagtAAAGCTGCTGACATGATTCaagaaaattctataaaaatggatACAGACAGAAAATCGTACATTCCTAAAAATAAGATCAGCAAAATTCCACGCATAAAACCTCCGATAAAACCTAATTCCTGTTTACCGAAACATGGGGAATCTCACGTTTATCCG AGTGCAAAATTGTCAGTGAGgaatgaattaaaatgttcCACAGAAATAAAGTCAACCGCagacaatgaaaaaaaagagttaatGTCCGAGTACgtgagtaaaataaataacaattaa
- the LOC105829041 gene encoding uncharacterized protein LOC105829041 isoform X4, which yields MNSPLRRKNTINKEPIGSTVVKNKPEPKTPVIFYDYEAAISQPDIPIYSKVDNDIQNASWSEDLMHSGDVPKVVKNKKSFVSKAADMIQENSIKMDTDRKSYIPKNKISKIPRIKPPIKPNSCLPKHGESHVYPSAKLSVRNELKCSTEIKSTADNEKKELMSEYVSKINNN from the exons ATGAATTCGCCGTTACGTCGCAAAAATACGATTAACAAAGAACCGATCGGATCGacagttgtaaaaaataaaccgGAACCGAAAACTCCGGTCATATTCTACGATTACGAGGCAGCTATTAGTCAGCCTGACATTCCCATATATTCAAAAGTCGACAATGACATACAGAATGCGAGTTGGTCGGAG GATTTGATGCATTCTGGAGATGTTCCAAaagtcgtaaaaaataaaaaaagttttgtaagtAAAGCTGCTGACATGATTCaagaaaattctataaaaatggatACAGACAGAAAATCGTACATTCCTAAAAATAAGATCAGCAAAATTCCACGCATAAAACCTCCGATAAAACCTAATTCCTGTTTACCGAAACATGGGGAATCTCACGTTTATCCG AGTGCAAAATTGTCAGTGAGgaatgaattaaaatgttcCACAGAAATAAAGTCAACCGCagacaatgaaaaaaaagagttaatGTCCGAGTACgtgagtaaaataaataacaattaa
- the LOC105829041 gene encoding uncharacterized protein LOC105829041 isoform X2 gives MNSPLRRKNTINKEPIGSTVVKNKPEPKTPVIFYDYEAAISQPDIPIYSKVDNDIQNASWSEVSNELSAPVKKQNFYVRRKTSVIVKKRGIVCKSKIQAKKVIKTDPSICNVAEIKKESISPSEIIRNVKDHKKENINRVITNRQTSPNQDLMHSGDVPKVVKNKKSFVSKAADMIQENSIKMDTDRKSYIPKNKISKIPRIKPPIKPNSCLPKHGESHVYPH, from the exons ATGAATTCGCCGTTACGTCGCAAAAATACGATTAACAAAGAACCGATCGGATCGacagttgtaaaaaataaaccgGAACCGAAAACTCCGGTCATATTCTACGATTACGAGGCAGCTATTAGTCAGCCTGACATTCCCATATATTCAAAAGTCGACAATGACATACAGAATGCGAGTTGGTCGGAGGTCAGTAACGAATTATCGGCGCcggttaaaaaacaaaatttttatgttcgtAGAAAAACAAGcgtaattgttaaaaaacgAGGAATTGTTTGTAAATCAAAGATACAAGCAAAAAAGGTAATAAAGACAGATCCGTCAATTTGCAACGTCGCCGAAATTAAAAAGGAATCGATATCTCCCTCGGAAATTATTCGAAATGTTAAAGAtcataaaaaggaaaatattaatagagttATTACAAATCGTCAAACGTCACCTAATCAA GATTTGATGCATTCTGGAGATGTTCCAAaagtcgtaaaaaataaaaaaagttttgtaagtAAAGCTGCTGACATGATTCaagaaaattctataaaaatggatACAGACAGAAAATCGTACATTCCTAAAAATAAGATCAGCAAAATTCCACGCATAAAACCTCCGATAAAACCTAATTCCTGTTTACCGAAACATGGGGAATCTCACGTTTATCCG CATTAA
- the LOC105829040 gene encoding peroxisomal membrane protein PMP34, giving the protein MSGGGYNRNIFTYDTLVHAISGAAGSVVAMATFYPLDTVRSRLQLEEGRQSKNTLATLRDLVAKEGPYTLYRGIVPVLQSLCASNFIYFYTFHGLKQLRSKRNQTAGNDLLLASIAGVINVLTTTPLWVVNTRLKMRGVGLAPERNNNEYTTLYDGLVHICKYEGLRQLWAGTMPSLMLVANPAIQFMTYESIKRRIIASFGDAQPPAWMFFIMGAIAKTVATSLTYPLQLVQMKLRHGDKYPNLPPDAGTLQILFHILKKQGISGLYKGMEAKLLQTVLTAALMFLAYEKIARFVFRILMHKPHLR; this is encoded by the exons ATGAGTGGCGGCGGATACAATAGAAACATCTTTACGTATGACACGCTAGTGCACGCGATATCCGGTGCAGCG GGTAGCGTCGTCGCGATGGCAACCTTTTATCCCTTAGATACCGTACGAAGCCGTTTACAAT TGGAAGAAGGACGTCAATCGAAAAATACATTGGCTACTTTACGAGACCTTGTTGCGAAAGAAGGACC GTATACGCTGTACAGAGGTATCGTCCCCGTTTTGCAGAGTCTGTGCGCGagtaactttatatatttctatacatTCCACGGTTTAAAACAGCTGAGAAGTAAAAGGAATCAAACGGCTGGCAACGATTTGCTTCTCGCGTCAATCGCTG GTGTTATCAATGTCCTCACCACGACACCCCTGTGGGTTGTGAATACGAGATTGAAGATGAGAGGCGTTGGACTTGCTCCAGAAAGAAACAACAATGAATATACTACTCTGTACG ATGGTCTCGTGCATATATGCAAGTATGAAGGTTTGAGACAGCTGTGGGCAGGAACAATGCCGAGTCTTATGCTCGTCGCGAATCCGGCCATTCAATTTATGACGTACGAGAGCATTAAGAGACGGATAATCGCGTCCTTTGGCGATGCTCAACCGCCAGCATGGATGTTCTTTATTATGGGAGCGATAGCGAAAACGGTTGCCACGTCGTTGACGTATCCCCTGCAGCTTGTGCAAATGAAGTTGAGG CATGGGGACAAATATCCTAATTTACCTCCGGATGCAGGAACGTTGCAAATACTATTTCACATTCTAAA GAAGCAAGGAATAAGTGGCTTGTATAAAGGAATGGAAGCTAAACTTTTACAAACGGTTCTTACAGCCGCTTTGATGTTCCTAGCTTACGAGAAAATTGCACGATTTGTTTTCCGAATACTTATGCACAAACCACATCTcagataa
- the LOC105829039 gene encoding GTP-binding protein Rhes isoform X2, with protein MLAMPVSPSPASTSSQEDACKPPPRNCYRLVMLGSARVGKTAIVARFLFNKFEESYTPTIEDFHRKLYRIRGEIHQLDLLDTSGNHPFPAMRRLSFLTGDLFVVVFSMDCRESFEEAIRLREAILETKVSATQSATKSRRAHYSLKVPMVIVGNKCDKDVKTVTVEEAEQYCVSQDECCIFVEASAKRNYHVDELFYQLFVVAGLPLEMAPNHHRKVPLTFGSPTMLPPSQPRHKATLSIKRRLSDACGVVAPNVRRPSIRTDLMIMRTKTCSLAAGNENNTPGSRITLRTGRTESRKACSIQ; from the exons ATGCTCGCTATGCCCGTCAGCCCGAGTCCCGCGTCCACCTCGTCGCAGGAGGACGCCTGCAAACCGCCGCCGCGCAACTGCTACCGTCTCGTTATGCTCGGCAGTGCCCGCGTTGGAAAGACCGCCATTGTAGCACG GTTTTTGTTCAACAAATTTGAAGAGAGCTACACCCCCACGATAGAAGATTTTCACAGGAAACTCTACAGGATTAGAGGCGAGATTCATCAGCTTGATCTTCTAGATACAAGCGGAAACCATCCGTTTCCGGCGATGCGACGATTGTCTTTCCTCACGG GGGACCTCTTCGTCGTGGTGTTCAGCATGGACTGTCGGGAGTCCTTCGAGGAGGCTATCAGGCTGAGAGAGGCGATTCTCGAGACCAAAGTGAGCGCGACCCAAAGTGCTACGAAGAGCAGACGGGCTCACTACAGTCTGAAGGTCCCTATGGTCATCGTGGGGAACAAATGTGATAAAGATGTAAA AACGGTCACGGTTGAGGAGGCCGAGCAATATTGCGTGAGCCAGGACGAGTGCTGCATCTTCGTGGAGGCTTCCGCGAAAAGAAATTATCACGTGGACGAACTTTTTTATCAGTTATTCGTAGTGGCCGGTCTACCTCTGGAGATGGCTCCGAATCATCATAGAAAGGTACCGCTCACCTTTGGCTCGCCGACCATGTTGCCGCCGTCGCAG CCGCGACACAAAGCCACCCTCAGTATAAAGCGTCGATTGAGCGACGCTTGCGGCGTCGTGGCGCCAAACGTGCGCCGTCCTAGTATAAGGACGGACTTAATGATCATGCGGACGAAGACGTGTTCGCTCGCGGCCGGGAACGAGAACAATACGCCAGGATCCAGGATCACCCTTAGAACCGGAAGAACGGAGTCCAGGAAGGCCTGCTCGATACAGTGA